A window from Candidatus Obscuribacterales bacterium encodes these proteins:
- a CDS encoding alpha/beta fold hydrolase: MQSILTPVSGHVWQWRDQSIYYVKAGQRQGQRPPLLLVHGFGASTDHWRKNVAELQQDFEVWAIDLLGFGRSAKPEMQYSGDLWRDQLYDFITEVIQAPAVVAGNSLGGYACLCVAAQRSDAVQGLVLLNSAGPFTSSTPTSAKPTLGRAIRQTIQSVLLQPVPSYLLFQYSRRRSTIRKTLEKVYLDKTAVTDQLVEDIYRPSCDRGAAQVFASIFKSPQGEKVDVLLQQLACPLLMLWGEGDPWMNTRERSAKFKQYYPHLTEHYLQAGHCPHDEVPEQVNALLKDWVLALAV, encoded by the coding sequence ATGCAATCTATCCTGACTCCGGTTTCTGGGCATGTCTGGCAGTGGCGTGATCAGTCTATTTACTACGTGAAAGCTGGGCAACGGCAGGGACAGCGCCCACCGCTGTTGCTCGTCCATGGGTTTGGAGCCTCCACCGACCACTGGCGGAAGAACGTGGCGGAACTGCAGCAAGATTTTGAGGTTTGGGCTATTGACCTGCTGGGATTTGGGCGATCGGCAAAACCGGAGATGCAGTACAGCGGCGATCTCTGGCGCGATCAGCTCTACGACTTCATCACCGAGGTGATTCAAGCCCCGGCGGTGGTGGCGGGCAATTCCTTGGGCGGCTATGCCTGTCTCTGCGTAGCGGCCCAGCGATCCGACGCCGTGCAGGGTCTGGTCTTGCTCAACAGCGCCGGGCCGTTTACCAGCAGCACACCGACGTCAGCCAAGCCCACCCTGGGCAGGGCCATTCGGCAAACAATTCAATCGGTCTTACTACAACCAGTGCCCAGCTACCTGCTGTTTCAATACAGCCGACGGCGATCGACGATTCGTAAAACCTTGGAGAAAGTCTATTTAGACAAAACAGCCGTCACCGATCAACTGGTGGAAGACATCTATCGTCCCTCCTGCGATCGCGGTGCAGCTCAGGTGTTTGCCTCCATCTTTAAGTCGCCCCAGGGCGAAAAAGTGGATGTGTTGCTCCAGCAGCTAGCCTGTCCGTTGCTAATGCTGTGGGGCGAGGGCGACCCTTGGATGAACACCCGAGAGCGCAGCGCCAAGTTTAAGCAATACTACCCCCATCTGACGGAGCACTATCTCCAGGCGGGCCACTGTCCCCATGATGAAGTGCCGGAGCAGGTGAATGCGCTGCTAAAGGACTGGGTGTTGGCGCTGGC